The following coding sequences are from one Carassius gibelio isolate Cgi1373 ecotype wild population from Czech Republic chromosome B7, carGib1.2-hapl.c, whole genome shotgun sequence window:
- the tesk1b gene encoding dual specificity testis-specific protein kinase 2: MSSGTIVMDQDDLDPEASDSLLHGIHGAHRPRPSSYRALRSAVSSLARIDDFICEKIGSGFFSEVFKVQHRTTGQVMALKMNTMASNKANMLKEVQLMNRLGHPNILRFVGVCVHEGHLHALTEYINGGNLEQLLNSDVFLSWSVRINLSLDIARGLEYLHSKGIFHRDLTSKNCLVRWESGQCSAVVGDFGLAEKIPDHSEEAEKQSMAVVGSPYWMAPEVLRGERYDEKVDVFAYGIILCEIIGRIQADPDFLPRTEDFGLDVEAFRQMVGDCPPHFFHLAVICCSMNPDSRPSFTEVVAELEKIVSDRKKSECMEPDVEDQPSTNTTPLSRKHSLDISTDPRLCRSKSDVLLPPSPLLTRTTPMRVNPFSQRQDLNGGRIKLFDTPSKSVISLTFALPPPPDPSSPVSCDKSPLHFHRRSQSLPCTPEDIQSLRGTADNRKCENTPSVMDTYVNPVNGNLMDMGRDSVLAMSNESIVDLPNISEVFNTPSDNVRCSDKQDKEENLEMNSPEAVADDSGLPLDLELMSPNRLRLEESIEEPMDCTSSPDTLDGAMATSNKPFSNGWSSPVSNGPPSLPPLLDTDNNNGTIPVNQPLGWGVNNSNGASTPLTPPEQDEVIACSGCCLAGMSFPSICTRGPRQTPYKNLNGDAAGKRLLCKALPPSPTEPNIALPGTRT; encoded by the exons ATGTCATCCGGGACCATAGTTATGGATCAGGATGACTTGGATCCGGAGGCTTCGGATTCTCTTTTGCACGGGATTCACGGAGCCCACCGTCCCAGGCCGTCCTCTTACCGGGCTCTGCGCAGCGCCGTGTCCAGCCTGGCGCGAATAGATGACTTTATCTGCGAGAAGATCGGCTCAGGTTTCTTCTCCGAGGTATTCAAG GTGCAGCATCGTACCACGGGGCAGGTGATGgctctgaagatgaacaccatgGCCAGTAACAAAGCCAACATGCTGAAGGAGGTACAGCTGATGAACCGCCTCGGACATCCCAACATTCTCAG GTTTGTGGGAGTGTGTGTACATGAGGGACATCTTCATGCTTTGACAGAG tacATCAATGGCGGTAACCTGGAGCAGCTGTTGAACAGTGATGTGTTCCTGTCCTGGTCTGTGAGAATAAACCTTAGTCTTGATATTGCCAGAGGACTGGAATACCTACACAGCAAGGGCATATTTCACAGAGACCTTACCTCAAAG AACTGTCTGGTGCGCTGGGAGAGCGGGCAGTGCAGTGCTGTAGTGGGAGACTTTGGCCTGGCAGAGAAAATTCCTGATCACAG TGAAGAGGCAGAGAAGCAGAGCATGGCTGTTGTTGGCTCCCCCTACTGGATGGCTCCGGAGGTGCTCCGAGGAGAACGCTACGATGAAAAG gtgGATGTATTTGCATATGGTATTATTCTCTGTGAGATTATTGGCCGGATACAGGCAGATCCCGACTTTCTTCCACGGACAGAG GACTTTGGTCTTGATGTGGAGGCCTTTCGGCAGATGGTTGGAGACTGTCCTCCTCATTTCTTCCATCTCGCAGTCATCTGCTGCAGT ATGAACCCAGACAGTCGGCCCTCATTCACAGAGGTGGTAGCAGAGCTGGAGAAGATAGTGAGTGATCGAAAGAAGAGTGAATGTATGGAGCCAGATGTAGAGG acCAGCCATCCACAAACACAACACCTTTAAGTCGAAAGCATTCTCTAGACATTTCCACTGACCCGCGTCTCTGCCGCAGTAAATCCGATGTGCTCCTCCCTCCGTCCCCTCTCCTGACTCGGACCACACCGATGCGTGTCAACCCCTTCTCCCAGCGCCAAGACCTCAACGGCGGCCGCATCAAGCTCTTTGATACCCCTAGCAAGTCTGTCATTTCTCTCACCTTTGCTCTCCCTCCGCCCCCTGACCCCAGCAGCCCTGTCTCCTGTGACAAAAGCCCTCTCCATTTCCACAGACGTAGCCAGTCACTGCCCTGCACGCCAGAAGACATCCAGTCTCTGCGTGGTACTGCTGACaataggaaatgtgaaaatactcCAAGTGTTATGGACACTTATGTAAATCCAGTCAATGGAAATCTGATGGACATGGGAAGGGACAGTGTGTTGGCAATGAGCAACGAGAGTATTGTTGATCTGCCTAATATTAGTGAGGTTTTTAATACACCCAGTGACAATGTCAGGTGTTCAGATAAGCAGGACAAGGAGGAGAATCTTGAAATGAACAGTCCAGAAGCTGTAGCTGATGATTCTGGTCTTCCATTAGATCTAGAGCTGATGTCTCCGAACCGACTGAGGTTAGAGGAGAGCATTGAGGAGCCAATGGACTGCACCAGTTCTCCTGATACACTAGATGGCGCCATGGCTACTTCAAACAAACCTTTCTCCAATGGCTGGAGCTCCCCGGTCTCAAACGGGCCACCCTCATTACCACCTTTACTAGACACGGACAACAACAATGGCACCATTCCTGTAAATCAACCTCTGGGATGGGGGGTTAATAACTCCAATGGTGCCTCGACCCCTCTTACGCCTCCAGAACAGGATGAGGTCATAGCCTGTTCGGGGTGCTGCCTAGCAGGGATGAGTTTCCCCTCTATTTGCACACGTGGACCTCGACAGACCCCTTATAAGAACTTGAATGGCGATGCAGCTGGGAAGCGACTTCTGTGCAAAGCTTTGCCACCCTCACCTACAGAGCCAAATATTGCTCTGCCTGGCACTCGGACATAA
- the si:dkeyp-75h12.7 gene encoding uncharacterized protein si:dkeyp-75h12.7 produces the protein MPVALLNLCFFLLVLNIESAVSVCDIRVHTINFGCHLEWDCPDADPKTTYTVWSKHGRSWVNVSGCIQISQQSCNLSEVFPNLEIYNFIRLTSELLWLNETLYCTPVNDAAAKFSPPSITNSMGNGSLWVTVHFPCAPSVSCSFDGENEYYEEEEEMGCPCLVTDVVKRLWATVTLYNEQNLSDKQAHTAEVMHTPFKVEFGFLTPGQVYCAVANFTFEGVLVPSPPSIPQCVYIPANNESLIVVIVCAVLITIGLVFLLFWRQCASSERPLPRSLALLRDLELQNETFADSSKASPDNESSEGDHVSVVSFPDFTLTDKKSSYYNTRSLGYGYYTSPILHNPDCTEESAQSEELSTEDQHEKFYLLPSHPFLETEVGFPYQNQRHLLSPGDIPLSSVRVEHTQQDETSTEDPMWSEDVMCGKNMRPIEDIQTN, from the exons ATGCCTGTCGCTCTCCTAAACTTGTGTTTCTTTTTGTTGGTGTTGAACATAG AGTCTGCAGTCTCTGTCTGTGACATCAGAGTGCATACGATCAATTTCGGATGCCATCTTGAGTGGGATTGCCCCGATGCCGACCCTAAAACAACTTACACTGTCTGGAGCAAGCACGG tAGATCATGGGTAAATGTTTCAGGCTGCATCCAGATTTCCCAGCAAAGCTGTAATCTGTCAGAAGTCTTTCCTAATTTAGAAATCTACAACTTCATCAGACTAACATCTGAGCTTCTCTGGCTGAATGAAACTCTGTATTGCACCCCTGTAAATGACG CTGCTGCCAAATTCAGCCCGCCCTCCATAACAAACTCCATGggcaatggaagtctatgggtgaCAGTACATTTTCCTTGTGCTCCATCCGTAAGCTGCTCTTTTGATGGTGAAAATGAATAttatgaggaagaggaggagatgggaTGCCCCTGTCTTGTAACTGATGTTGTTAAACGTCTCTGGGCAACAGTCACTCTATACAATGAACAGAATCTCTCAGACAAACAG GCACACACTGCTGAAGTGATGCATACCCCATTCAAGGTGGAATTTGGTTTTCTTACACCAGGGCAAGTGTACTGTGCTGTGGCCAACTTCACATTTGAGGGTGTGCTGGTGCCTTCTCCCCCGAGCATCCCGCAGTGTGTCTACATACCAGCAAATAACG AAAGCCTTATCGTTGTGATTGTGTGTGCTGTTCTCATCACTATTGGCTTAGTATTTCTTCTGTTCTGGAGACAGTGTGCATCTTCTGAACGTCCCCTGCCCAGATCTTTG GCTTTACTTCGAGACCTAGAACTTCAGAACGAGACTTTTGCTGACTCCAGTAAAGCTTCACCAGACAACGAGAGCTCTGAGGGTGACCATGTTTCTGTCGTTTCCTTCCCTGACTTCACACTCACAGACAAGAAGTCTTCTTACTACAACACCCGAAGTCTGGGCTACGGCTATTACACAAGCCCCATCCTGCACAATCCAGACTGCACTGAGGAGTCTGCGCAGTCTGAAGAGTTGAGCACAGAAGACCAACATGAAAAGTTCTATCTGTTACCATCACATCCATTTCTAGAAACAGAGGTGGGATTTCCATATCAGAATCAGAGGCATTTACTGTCCCCCGGAGACATCCCTCTGAGCTCGGTGCGAGTTGAACACACTCAACAGGACGAGACATCAACTGAAGACCCAATGTGGTCTGAAGATGTCATGTGTGGAAAAAATATGAGACCAATAGAAGACATCCAAACAAATTGA